A region of the Mytilus trossulus isolate FHL-02 chromosome 11, PNRI_Mtr1.1.1.hap1, whole genome shotgun sequence genome:
ttttaatacaatactAACGTACACATTTTCAATCTTATCTTTTGTAAGAGGGTCTGGAAGGAGAGTCTTCCaattatatattctttaatcttttaacctatttatttttatttatttttttgtgtggccatgccacatgtggagcagaatttGACTACCCTTCTggggcacctgagatcatccccagattttggtggggtttgtgttgctcagtctttagttttctatgttttgtcatgtgtacagttgtttgtctgtttgtcttttctaatttgtagccatggcgttgtcagtttattttagactgtccctctggtacctTCCGTCCCTCTTTAATTATCAACTCTTCATTATCTCCTTCATTCTTCAACTTTAAGCTGTTTGCCTTGTGTTTTCACTTTTCTCTAAATTTGTTTTGCCAGTCATTCTGCAAATTTTGTTCTCTATTTTCTAATCTGTAAAACCCATTCAAACTCTTATGTAAATTGCACTGCTTTCGTGTATTCTTCATAATTTCATTATAACTACAATGTTATTTAATGTAATTTCATCCTGTATGTTGGAATGTCATATCCACTTATTCATTTACAAGACGTATGTATAATCATGTTTGATATTGTTCTTATTAAACTTAATGGTATTGAATGCAATTTAATCTGATAAAGTCTACAAGAATTTTCTAGCTGATCAGGCATAAAAGACTAATTGTGCTTCTTTTATCATCTGTTGGttttgtcgtccgtcgtcgactgttatattttaccaaaatcttctctgaaactacttcaccgatttaaccaaacttgaccacgATCAGAATTGAGATGCCTAGTTAAAACATGTGACCTGTTACATCGCCTGCCAATCAAGATAGCCAACATGTTTAAATTGAActtaggggtaaaatgcaaatttgcacattaaatagaaaaaatgctATAAATCAATTCcgaacaaattatatttttcgcATTACAGTGTATCAAAAATGCGTCTTCCTTTATTTATTTAGAGTTTGCTTTTTGGAGGCAATCTTCACGTTCTGTCATCAATAGTCACGTGCCAGCGTAGGCAGTATATGCCATGTCATcatcttattattattaagtGCATTGAGAATGCGTTCAGGTGCCGCATTCTTTGAATTGATAGggtttattattgttttatagtaAGTCTCTGATTTCAGATTGGTTCTCTTTCCTTAATTTGTATGGCTGTGAAAAATTTACATGAATAACTCAGAAGcatataagggagataactaaCCAATTTATGATGTATAgcagttgttttatttatttgcaaCTTCTATAGCTAAAGATACTTATTTACGGCACCCGGAAGACTGTACGTTAAAATATCTTTtacgtttttcttttttcctgcATCTTGATCTTGATATTTGACAAGTGCAAAAGACCTAATGAAAACCAGAAGATGTCAATAAACCTAGACAGAGATCCCTCTCGAATATTACGATCATCTTACCCTAATTAACATCTTGTATTTCCGACACGCAAAAGTAACCACTTCCTGAATGtatattgaattttgtacatTAACTATGTCCTTGGCGACATTTGCATAGTATAAACAATTACAATATCAAcgaaataaacaaatgttgatataaCTTAGGATGCATAACCGACGTGTTCAAAGACAGCAATGATATGTCATTTTCAAAGATAGGATTTGGTGATTTCGATGGTTGCATACATACCTACAGTGTATACAGAAATGTGTACGTAAAATCGACTTGTGAAAGTCGTAAACATCACTCAGGAAATGGGATTATCATATTTCATAAgtagaaaaaaagaacaacttCTCAATCCTATATCAAACTGTGCATTTAAACATAAATGTTCAGTGAAGACAATATTTAGTCATagaaaacagtttttttaagttttctgtggataatacaaaataaagagGAAATGTAAATTTAATGGATTGTACAGCAGGTTACCATGAATAACAGCACGATGTTTATGTCTTAtcatcttgaccagataaacgaTGAGATGGCTATGAATGTTCTTCCggtcattttattaatttgcaTTTATATGTTCGTTGGACTATTTGGAAATCTTCTTGTAGCGTACTATTATGGATGCTTCGTTAATCCTTCACCgtcatattattttattgttgccATGGCGatttatgatattattttatgCTGTGTATCAATGCCGTTAGAAATTGTGGATCTAAGATTTAGTTATAACTTTCCAAGTGTAATAGCATGCAAAATTCTCCGGTTTGTGAACTACTTTTCTAGTACTGCGTCTGGAATAGTCTTAATTGCAGTAGCGGTCGACAGATATCGGAAAGTATGTCAGCCATTTAAAACTCAAATTACCATGACAACGGCGAAGATTATCATTGGAGTTTTATGTTTTGCTTCTTTATGTATTGCATGGCCAGCACTCGTTATTTACGACATCAATGTCGTAAATATATCGTCTGCACCAGGTTTGAATGGATACGATTGCACGACAATTCGAAATAAAGAATACAAAgtctatatatctatatataacgGTGTTTGTTTCcttattttcattggttgtaTAACAACTTTAATCGTTTTGTATATTCTTATTGGaaagaaattatttcatctCAAAAAGTTCCGATTTTCGGCAACTGCTCGAAAATCGGCTAACGCCAACTACACACCGCCTACAAGTGAAAGTGAAATTGATGCAAACTTCAGAAGGTTTAAGCCAGTAGTTTATGCAAAACAACCAACGAGTACATTCATACCCCTTTTgcaaattaaagaaacaaatagTTTCAGCGATTTCACTGCACAGcaatcaaacaagaaaataaatgcTATAAATTCTACAAATATTAAAAGCAAAGTCCATGAAATATCACTAAGCAAGGAAATTGTTAATTCTTTGTATTATAAAAACGAAATGTCATCACAAGCTAATCAAGAACCAAAAGGTTTATATACATCTGATTTATCAGATTCCGACTCTGACACGAGAGGTAcgaaattgaagaagaaaagaAGCATATTGCATCGACGGAAGAAGATTCGTGAACAGTACATACATTTGAGGAAATACACGTTGTTAATTTGTCAGTTAGTATGGCATTCATACTGAGTTTCCTCCCCTATCTTGGATTAATGACATGGCGGACATTGGCGCTAAAATATGAAAGGGAAATCCTATCGAAAGTAGAACTAATTCTTTTCAATATATTCCTCCGCTCATGGATGTTGAGTAGCGTGGTGAATCCGCTCATTTATGGTTTCTTCAATGCTGACTTCAGTTCATTTGTTTGTGTTCGACTGAAAAGAACACTTTGTTCGGCATGTGTAAAAGAACAGACAGATTTCGAAAATGAAACAAGAATAGAATCGTCGCATACACAAGAAATATGAGTTAGTaaagataatatttatataaaactttcGTCAGATATTTATAGACTAGAACAGCAGTTATATTTGAttgatgtttataaattttatccattttttacGGTCGCATTCATTTATTGGTTGGCCCTCAGTGAATATATTTGCCAGAAATAAACACGGATAAGTCAATATTATGGAATTATATTCGACTGTAATGTGAAAGctaggtttagctagctataaaaccagtgaAGTCCACCATTGTCTGCATTAGAAAATGCATCTGgcaagtcaggattatgaaaattgttttcgttTCGGTTTATgtgtttaagaatttaattttgcaatttgatagaGGGCTTTCGAATTTCCATGGATTcggtatttttttctattttattttttgatttattCAATCACAATCCCGTCCTCTTtttaacttacatgtataaGGGAGCtggcttctcagtttcaaagtaattaacttttcaaatcaTTAGCAAATActgataggggattaataaaggaatcaaaatagccaaaaaatatataggtcaccgtgcttgttttcgagccattgaaatatggcgggaaaatgttctctcttgacttttcatagctttatcattgacgaGTTTCAAATCCACaaatttaaagcttttaaaaagtaaaatttcataAGTCTTTAACAGACAGCTTATCATTATACGTGTGaaacaattatcaaaagaaaaatgggggtcaccgggcaaattttgttaaggcatttaaatggataaaaACAGAGGATTCCAAAAATCTGACCAAATTTCCAAAACACGACAAGGCAGCTTCCTTGAGGGTGAAGACGTCACGAAATGAAAGTGGTTATAAATCTtccataaaaataagaaatatgacGAGCATAAAAAATAGTGTTGGATCTGCCAACCTTTAGCAAAGCAACTGGGATCACCCCAACTTATGGTTAGGTGTGTGTTGCTCAAAGTTTATATTATATGTACTTTTTTGTCGAATTTGTCTGCATGTTTAACTTTCGTCGTCTTTTGTTGTTTACAAGGTGTAGATTTCTTTGTCTGCATAAGTCACCTTTGTATCTTCTGGCCCTTTTTACAATTGTCGTGATTTTCTTGATAATTCACTTGTGGATTAAACAAATGCAGAAAAACATTATGCTCTTAAATAAGAATGATATATATGTACCGGCATGTCGTTTAAAAATTACCAGAATATGTAATCAATGTAGGAAGTGAacagtcaatttttaaattaaaactgtCCTAATTGTTtccttataatttgatatatggATTCATGTTTACATGAAGGATTATGTCATTGTGTTGATGCACCTAGTAAATGTAAGCTCATCATGTTCATAGTACTATagtttatgtacaataaatataacatgtgaaatgagtgccaatgagacaactctccatccaagtcacaatttgcaAGTGTAAACaagtataggtcaaagtacggtcttcaacacggcgACATGACTCACATCGAACAGCTAAATAGTTCCCCAACaggactagtgtaaaaccatttatacAGGCAAATCAACGGCCTGATATAtatgaaaaacgagaaacgagaaacatttatAAACCACATCAACACAGAACAACTACTGACTATCAGATTCATCTTAGACTAGATCCTCTGGTtcataaacatacatgtaggaaAAATATTTACTACAGCTATCTCATTAGCAGGATTTACCCTCTACGCTTACTGAAGTGTGTTGAAAAAATCATATCAAGAAGCACATTTCTCTATATAAGGATATATCAACCTCAAGCTTCTAGCTTTCAGGTAATAAATAATCATACACAAACATATGTTTTGTTCGTTTATATATCTGACCTTTTTATTCAACTCATCTAAATGAAACGGGAAGATTTTAGACACATGAGCGTGTTATATTCGAGGGAGGTAGCTAGGTCAGTAGTTATGAAACTCTGTACAATATATGCATAACTTTGATTGGATGCTGGTCTTTAGACCATGTAATGTTCACTTACTCAAGATGTCTTTCCGTTTTTTCTAGTCGTTGCGTGGCTGTTTAACTTAAATAATGAATGgatattttgtattgatatttttactttttatccgAGCATTGACCTCTGAAGTCTCAACGTTTCCACGTTCAAAGGGAGACAaatcttgaatattttgaaagacCGAAACAGTTTATACTTCAACTTGACGTTTAGTTCTGATAACGTATATTATTCACAAAACTATTTGCGCGTTTGCCTTATTTTTCGTGGCGAAAAGAAgggtattgaaaaaaaaccggCTCAAAGAATCTAtgctaaattaaaaaaaaatcaaatgtgcaataaaacagttttattcaaaaaggttttaaacattttgtgaaCTTGATGTACAATGCTAACCTTCAATCtacttacattttgtacatgtaccacCTGATTTTATATCTGCTGATAATTTTCATTctcctttgtttatttttgattgatttttttcttccaaaagCTTAGACTAGTACTTTAACATTGATTTCAAGACccattttttcaaatgatacaCGAGTATTTttaccttgattttttttagattgtgcacattttcaaaatgtggACGAACAATAAGATCACAAGATTGGAAATAATTACGTTGATCAAACTTGCCAAACCTAATaaggtaaatgttttttttcaaatcgcGTTAAGACGTATCAGAAATATGTTTCTTCGTGAACGACAGAAGCTTTGGAAACCTATGTatcttattatacatgtatagatatGTCAACCTCAACATGCTCAAAGCACATGACTGTAGAGGCAGATTTAGGGGTGCAAGGGGGCCAGCCCCCCTCCTTTTTCTGGGAAAAAATTGATTGACTATATAGGAAATTACTAAAGCATGACTGGAGACTAGACCAAATCTTAGAAATTTCTGAAATACATGagtatttatataatgttatgtaatatcatcaaatacaacttacatttcaatattatgagtgaacacgaatgcggccacttttattTAAGACGGCAACCGTCTAAAATTcaactaaaacaaaaaagacttcagtaatttagcatgactttaggATGCTAGTACCTGacatatgtgcattgtattgttaacacagcccatatttatgtagcagacgcattctactttccaggatatagctaaaagattacattttaacaattttgtaaaactgctttattttgGTGCCAAAACGGgttcttactgaacctactgcTTTCATGAAGGTTTGACAAAATTATTGATATTAGAAATATCTTTTACCACATCTTGAACCTTCATGTTGACGCCTCCGATTAAATCTAGGTTCTCTATTTCTTGTTTTCGCGCCAAAAATATAGGCTCGGCTAAAATTCAAAGCACATAGCGAATCTCAGCTGATTATGAATTGCTTTTAACGAAAGGAAAGTTAAAAAGAATTCCCAGAAGATTCAAACTTTgactttcaaaaaaataaacaaatatcttatACGGCACCATTTGATTGAAAGAAAATGTTGTGCCTTTTATTTGCAATTACAAGCTATTCAAGAAAGATTTGAGACTGATGGGCTTTAAAccagattttattaatttattgagattaaaaagattttttttaccaaaattcaAGTGTACGCCCGGGCGTTTTGACGTAAACGTAGCTACGCGCCTGCCTTTTGAAGTTGAATGGTCGTTCCCTAATAAATTTATTCACTGGCCTTTAAAGATCAATAGCATATGCACTAGACCTACATTGTATGTATCAAGAAAAGTAGCCAGAGGGAAATACCCAGGTGTAGTTATTGTAGAAACTGATTGTattgaaagtaaaaaagaaatcatgaaGAATAAATCAAAGCtaaaacaaaacagacaatTTGATCAAGtgtacatagaaaatgatttacCGGTCGAaacaagaaattttcaaaatgcagtCAGAACTGTGCTTAAGGAAATGGGTAAAGACAAGAAGTATATGTTTGATGGTAGTCGTCTTTTAACCAAACGCAACTAGGACAAACTGCGGCTTGGGGTGTGGAATTGTAGGGGGTGGTCAGCAAAAACGAACGATAACTCTATTTTTCGAGAAAAGGTTTTAAACTTCTCAAAGTGTGACATTTTAGGAATATGCGAAACGTTTTTGAGAGGAGATGAAACACTTAGTGTAAATGGTTTTAGATTTTATGGaaacaatagaaaatatttacatagTCGAGCTACGAGAGGCTCTGCAGGAGTTGGCGCTTTTGTTAAAAATGAACTAAAGTCCatatataatattgatattttagatGATAACGAAGAGGGCATTTTATGGTTAGAATTTTCAGCTAAATTAGACAATATAAGTTTTTGTGTCGTAATATGTTATTTACCACCAGCTGAGTCGTGCAGGCCTGTTGATGCGGACACTTTTTTCCAAACTCTAATGCAACAAGTCTATTTATAACAACATAAAGGGAAAATTTTTATTTGTGGAGATTTTAACGCCCGTGTGGGTTGTAATTCAGATTATATAGAGGGGGTTGATTTAGTGAGACCTAGGAATGTTCTAGATCAAAAAGAAAACCACCATGgagatacatttataaattttctgagtGATACAAATTTTGGGATGTTAAATAGTCGTTTTCAAGACAGCGAATACACTTGTATTTCTACATCAGGTAGATCCGTAGTTGACTATATTTGCGTCCCATATGAAGATCTGGATTCCATTAGCGACTTTAAAATCATATCTATGTCGGATGTAGTTAATAACATTGCTTATGTTCCAGAAAGTATCCCTGATCATTCGTTTTTGTATAGtgatattgaaattgaattgaattataaaacaatttccgAAGAGCCACAATTAATACGAAAACCTAAATATAACGTGTCGACTGTTCCAAATGACTTTCTGATGAATGAACAAATACATTCAAAGGTGATGGaaactattcaaaatattgaaaattatataaatgtatctaGTGATATACAAAACGCATATGACCAATTTCAAGATTTGCTTAAGTGTGAAATGAACAACAAGCTACAAATAAACACAAGTGGTATGGGTCGTAATAAAAGCACAAAATCTAGGTATAAACCTTACTGGAACGATGATTTGTCTTCACAATGGACTAAAGTGTGTGCATGTGAAAAGAAATGGTTGCGCTGTAATGGTCCGAGCGGCACAAAACAAAGATTAAAAACAGATTATTGTGTGGAAAGGAAGACATTCGATCgtcttaacagaaaatataAGCGTAAACACCAAGTAACAGAGCGAAAGAAATTAGAAGAAAAACTATGTACATCAAATCAGCGCGAATTTTGGAAGTCAGTTTGTAAAATTGGAATCGCAAGTGAACGTAAACCATGTATTCCGATGGCGGTATTAGGTCCAAATGGAAATGTAAATACGAATAAAAACGACGTTCTTAATAAATGGAAAAGTgactttcaaaatttatttcaacGCAATGATGGAGATAATAACCAACTTAATGCATCTACTTTCAACACAGAAATAGACGTTACGCCGCTAAATCAACCTATTTCAAGAGACGAGGTCGTTAATGCCGTAATAAACGCTAAATTACGAAAGGCCACGGGAATAGATGAAATTCCGACGGAAGTTTTGAAGAATGACGCGGCAATAGACTTACTTTATCAAATTATCAGTGGCTGCTTTAATCTTGGAAAAGTTCCGTATCAGTGGAATAGTGGTATCATCAATCCAATTTTAAAACCAGGATCTGACGACGATAGAAATCCTATGAACTACAGGGGAATCACTTTGGTTTCCGTGCCGTGTAAGATatattgttacattttaaaCACGAGACTTAGCTCTTGGCTGGAAAATAACGAAATTCTGTGTGATGAACAAAATGGGTTCCGCCGTAACCGTAGTTGCGAAGAACATATTCACACGCTTCATTCTATTCTGAACGAcagaaaaatatcaagaaaGTCAACTTACGTATGCTTTGTAGACATGAAGAAAGCTTTTGACACCGTTGAACATCATCTTCTGTGGTTTAAATTACAACGTGTTGGTGTCCGTGGACAGTTCTTATCTGCGATTCAATCCTTGTATAATGACCTAAAATGTACCGTTCGTATCAATAGTGACCAGACCCCTTGGTTCAGTGTAGATGCCGGTGTGAAGCAGGGCTGTATCCTATCGCCCACTTTGTTTTCAGTTTACATCAATACTTTGGCAGATCGTATAAATTCTCTAGAATGTGGAGTGTATATTGACGATTTCCGTCTCAGTTTATTGCTCTACGCAGACGATATAGCGCTAATAGCTCCAGATAAAGAAAGTCTACAACGTATGTTAAATGAAGTAACCGAATGGTGCGCTGAATGGAAGTTATCCGTAAACATTGGCAAAACTAAAATTGTCCATTTCCATCCACAGTCATTCTTACGTTCAGATTTTACGTTTCGATGTTCTGGGGAAAATATTGACTACATTGATTCATACAAATACCTTGGAGTGTGGATGGACGAACATTTAACTTTcgtaaaaaatgcaaaagaacTGGTCAAAGCAGCGAGCCGTGCTTTGGGTGCTTTAATTACAAAAACCCAATCCATGGGAGGGATGACTTTTAAAGTGTACAATAAACTGTATACGTCCGTTGTTGAACCAATTTTACTTTATGGTAGTGGTATCTGGGGCACAAAATCGTTCAGTGCCATATCAGCAGTACAAAACCAAGCATGTAAATTTTTCTTATCGGTGGGAAAGCGCACATCGAACGTAGCTTCACGCGGTGATATGGGATGGACTTCGCCAATAACCAAACAACGAATAAATTATTGTAGACTTTTGTGCAAATTGATCCGTACTGACCAACAAAGAATTtcatacaaaacttttaaatggacGTCTAGAAGAAGAAAGGGTTGGTCATTTGAAGTGCATAAGATTGTTGACCGGATCAGACTAAAGGATCCGACGTATGACTTAACATTATCGACTAAATCAGTTATGCATATGATAAGTGAAAAACTATGTGAGCTGGACAACACAGAATGGTATGAAGAACTTTTTGATGACCGTCGTAATATAAAAAACGGAAACAAATTGCGCACTTACAGATGTTATAAACAATGTGTGAAAACAGAACCTTATGTGCTTTTAAACATTTCTAAACAGGAAAGGCGTGTTATGGCTCTGTTTCGCTCCGGGGCTCTACCGCTAGCGCAAGAAACTGGCAGATACTCCAGGCCGCCTACACCCGTAGAAGATAgactttgtttgttttgtgaaaGTTGCAGTGTAGAGACTGAAAAACATTTTCTGATGGAATGTACACTTTATGACGATATTCGGTATAACCTTTTTCATGAATGttcaaaattaattcaaaattttttcaGCCTTGACATAGAtaacaaatttattgaaattatgaaCTGTTCTGATATACAATATTTCCtatgcaaatttttatataaatttttctgGCGAAGAAAATTGTTTAACTGCTCTTCATAAAATTTTTACTAGCGTCagagttttattattttaattttaccagGAAAGTCAGATTTcgacaatttttatatatatatattaattgaatatagtgatttttaattttaatggtGACTTTTTTTGTGACTTGTATGTTTTTACGgaataatatatttgaaatttttatagaattttaagCTTTTTAGTGTCTCATAAGTCGTTTTTTATGGCTGgatattgattgttttatgtgtatatatttatataatgttgcttatatttatgtcaatcaatatgtgacactttaataaactattcacttacttacttact
Encoded here:
- the LOC134691054 gene encoding growth hormone secretagogue receptor type 1-like; translation: MNNSTMFMSYHLDQINDEMAMNVLPVILLICIYMFVGLFGNLLVAYYYGCFVNPSPSYYFIVAMAIYDIILCCVSMPLEIVDLRFSYNFPSVIACKILRFVNYFSSTASGIVLIAVAVDRYRKVCQPFKTQITMTTAKIIIGVLCFASLCIAWPALVIYDINVVNISSAPGLNGYDCTTIRNKEYKVYISIYNGVCFLIFIGCITTLIVLYILIGKKLFHLKKFRFSATARKSANANYTPPTSESEIDANFRRFKPVVYAKQPTSTFIPLLQIKETNSFSDFTAQQSNKKINAINSTNIKSKVHEISLSKEIVNSLYYKNEMSSQANQEPKGLYTSDLSDSDSDTRGTKLKKKRSILHRRKKIREQYIHLRKYTLLICQLVWHSY